A region of Panthera uncia isolate 11264 chromosome D4, Puncia_PCG_1.0, whole genome shotgun sequence DNA encodes the following proteins:
- the PDCL gene encoding phosducin-like protein, with the protein MTTLDDKLLGEKLQYYYSSSEDEDSDHEDKDRGSGALAGSSMPADAELAGEGISVNTGPKGVINDWRRFKQLETEQREEQCREMERLIKKLSMTCRSHLDEEEEQRQQKELQEKISGKMTLKEFAMMNEDRDDEEFLQQYRKQRMEEMRQQLHKGPQFKQVFEIPSGEGFLEMIDKEQKSTLIMVHIYEDGIPGTEAMNGCMICLAAEYPAVKFCRVKSSVIGASSRFTRNALPALLIYKGGELIGNFVRVTDQLGEDFFAVDLEAFLQEFGLLPEKEVLVLTSVCNSATCHSEDSDLEID; encoded by the exons ATGACAACCCTGGATGATAAGCTGCTGGGGGAGAAGCTCCAGTACTATTACAGCAGCAGTGAGGATGAGGACAGCGACCACGAGGACAAGGACAGAGGCAGTGGCGCCCTGGCCGGCAGTTCGATGCCTGCAGATGCAGAGTTGGCAGGGGAAGGCATCTCAGTCAACACAG GTCCAAAAGGGGTGATAAATGACTGGCGCCGCTTCAAACAGTTGGAGACTGAGCAAAGGGAGGAGCAGTGCCGGGAAATGGAACGGCTGATCAAGAAGCTGTCAATGACCTGCAGGTCCCATCTGGATGAAGAGGAGGAGCAACGCCAACAGAAGGAGCTCCAGGAGAAGATCAGTGGGAAG ATGACTCTGAAGGAGTTTGCCATGATGAATGAGGACCGAGATGACGAGGAGTTTCTACAGCAGTACCGGAAGCAGAGGATGGAAGAGATGCGGCAGCAGCTTCACAAGGGGCCCCAGTTCAAGCAGGTGTTTGAGATCCCCAGTGGAGAAGGGTTTTTAGAGATGATCgataaagaacagaaaagcacCCTCATCATGGTCCATATTTATGAGGACGGCATTCCGGGGACCGAAGCCATGAACGGCTGCATGATTTGCCTTGCTGCTGAGTACCCAGCTGTCAAATTCTGCCGGGTGAAGAGCTCAGTTATTGGGGCCAGCAGTCGCTTCACCAGGAATGCCCTTCCGGCCCTGCTGATCTACAAGGGGGGTGAGTTGATTGGCAATTTTGTTCGTGTCACTGACCAGCTGGGGGAAGATTTCTTTGCTGTGGATCTCGAAGCTTTTCTACAGGAATTTGGATTGCTCCCAGAAAAAGAAGTCTTGGTGCTCACGTCTGTGTGTAACTCTGCCACCTGTCACAGCGAGGACAGTGATTTGGAAATAGATTGA